From a region of the Lactuca sativa cultivar Salinas chromosome 4, Lsat_Salinas_v11, whole genome shotgun sequence genome:
- the LOC111897107 gene encoding cysteine-rich receptor-like protein kinase 10, with protein MHHFHLSTIQDATNGFSLENKLGEGGFGPVYLGKLVDGREIAVKRLSKNSSQGLEEFMTEVRLIIKLQHKNLVKLLGCCIKGDERLLVYEYMVNTSLDSFLFDPNKAKELNWIKREKIICGVAKGLRYLHEDSRLKIIHRDLKTSNILLDDAMDPKISDFGTARIFGTNQIEAKTNIVVGTYGYMAPEYAMEGLFSTKSDVYSFGVLLLEIIHGRRNNGFYFQEHDETLLSYAWRTWKEGRGEELIDKILIKNCALNKTLRLIHIALLCVQEDPKDRPNMSSVVFMLEGQWSTLPEPSEPPLSFTKIVTFDQVSATDTRTLTTSSFSQPLEA; from the exons ATGCATCATTTTCATCTAAGTACTATACAAGATGCCACGAATGGTTTCTCACTTGAAAATAAGCTAGGAGAAGGTGGTTTTGGCCCTGTCTACCTG GGGAAATTGGTCGATGGAAGGGAAATAGCTGTGAAACGGCTTTCCAAGAATTCGAGCCAAGGACTAGAAGAGTTCATGACAGAAGTAAGATTGATCATAAAATTACAACACAAGAATCTGGTGAAGCTTTTAGGTTGCTGTATAAAAGGCGACGAAAGGCTTCTAGTTTATGAATACATGGTTAACACAAGCCTAGACTCATTCCTATTCG ATCCAAATAAGGCTAAAGAATTAAATTGGATTAAGCGTGAGAAGATAATATGTGGTGTAGCAAAAGGACTTAGGTATCTTCATGAGGACTCACGTTTAAAGATCATCCATAGAGACTTGAAAACGAGCAATATTCTTCTAGATGACGCCATGGATCCAAAGATATCAGATTTTGGCACTGCTAGAATTTTTGGGACAAATCAAATTGAAGCCAAGACTAACATAGTTGTTGGAACATA CGGATACATGGCACCCGAATACGCAATGGAAGGATTATTCTCAACAAAGTCCGATGTCTATAGCTTTGGTGTTTTGCTCCTAGAAATCATTCATGGAAGAAGAAACAATGGATTCTACTTCCAAGAGCATGATGAAACTCTTCTCTCATAT GCATGGAGGACGTGGAAGGAGGGTAGAGGAGAGGAACTGATAGACAAAATCTTGATAAAAAATTGTGCGTTAAACAAGACTTTGAGATTGATACATATCGCGTTGCTATGTGTTCAAGAAGATCCTAAAGATCGGCCTAACATGTCGTCAGTCGTTTTCATGCTTGAGGGTCAATGGTCAACCCTCCCAGAACCATCAGAACCTCCGCTTTCTTTTACTAAAATTGTTACTTTTGACCAAGTTTCAGCGACAGATACTAGAACATTAACAACTTCCTCGTTTTCACAACCTCTAGAAGCGTAG
- the LOC122197475 gene encoding putative cysteine-rich receptor-like protein kinase 9, translated as MDNFRLRFFVSLLIVTQLVSVTIAETDFWYQYCYGTYTASSSFKRNVDDVLYSITKTNNGYGFFNQTAGEGLDKVNAVALCRADVDQSDCERCVDDASRKLQENCIYQKEAMGCYDYCQLVYSNSSLLYSTVMDKDDTKCFNNPSFTSNWTSLKPSMVNLFYQLRTEASKGGSLRKYAARSMSVIPDSSTISGLVQCTPDLSESQCNQCLVDAINLLLNCSFGRTGSRVYKRGCNARYELYRFFNETWFPTHSPSLQSPQSGLITETKGTYIKGQVIGILFAAGALIAISGFFIWHRHHFKQKHKGVCGSKSEKIYCFTLNVLCFIIKFVLY; from the exons ATGGATAACTTCAGATTGCGTTTTTTTGTTAGTTTACTCATAGTAACGCAACTTGTTAGTGTCACCATTGCCGAAACTGATTTCTGGTATCAATATTGCTATGGAACCTACACAGCAAGCAGCTCATTTAAAAGAAACGTAGACGATGTACTATACTCCATAACCAAAACAAATAATGGATATGGTTTCTTCAATCAAACAGCCGGAGAAGGGCTCGATAAGGTCAATGCAGTAGCTCTTTGTAGAGCAGATGTTGATCAGAGTGATTGTGAACGTTGCGTAGATGATGCATCACGTAAACTACAAGAGAATTGTATATACCAAAAGGAAGCAATGGGCTGCTATGATTATTGTCAGTTAGTCTATTCGAATTCCTCATTGCTTTACTCTACTGTTATGGATAAAGACGACACCAAGTGTTTTAATAACCCAAGTTTCACTTCAAACTGGACTTCATTAAAACCATCAATGGTGAATCTTTTTTATCAGTTACGAACAGAAGCTTCAAAGGGTGGTAGCCTTAGAAAATATGCAGCCAGAAGCATGAGTGTAATTCCAGATTCTTCAACAATAAGCGGACTTGTGCAATGCACTCCTGATCTATCAGAGTCGCAATGCAACCAGTGCTTAGTGGACGCCATTAATTTACTTCTGAACTGCTCATTTGGAAGAACAGGAAGTAGAGTTTACAAGAGGGGTTGCAACGCAAGGTATGAGTTATATCGGTTCTTTAATGAGACATGGTTTCCTACTCATTCACCATCTCTGCAATCACCACAATCAG GTTTGATTACAGAGACAAAGGGAACATACATTAAGGGACAGGTCATAGGAATTCTATTCGCAGCTGGAGCATTGATTGCAATATCTGGTTTCTTTATATGGCATAGGCACcattttaaacaaaaacataaaggtGTTTGTGGGTCAAAATCGGAAAAGATCTACTGCTTTACTCTAAATGTTCTCTGTTTTATCATTAAATTTGTGTTGTATTAA
- the LOC111897106 gene encoding uncharacterized protein LOC111897106, with product MAIVLRYVDRLWIVKERFIGVVHVLDISSLTLKAVIDTVFSINNLTIDQVRGQGYDGASNMSGAFNGLKSLILNENSYAHYIHCFAHQLQLVVVAVAKKHDDVDEFFEQLGLVVTVVSGSCKKKDMIQGMQKERVATEIGIGETKIGRWLNQEIFLFKLEILDGKLLQSLNMPKRRGSTLSNCNQAKDMQIQEFGNRFSEVGTELMENMAALSPCDSFSSFDKANLLKLSDI from the exons ATGGCTATAGTTTTGAGATATGTTGATAGACTTTGGATTGTAAAGGAAAGATTTATCGGAGTTGTTCACGTGTTGGATATATCATCTTTGACTCTTAAAGCCGTCATCGATACCGTTTTTTCCATCAATAACTTAACTATCGATCAG GTGAGAGGGCAAGGTTATGATGGAGCAAGTAATATGAGTGGTGCATTCAACGGTTTGAAATctttgattttaaatgaaaacagTTATGCACATTATATACATTGTTTTGCACATCAACTTCAATTAGTGGTTGTGGCGGTTGCAAAGAAACATGATGATGTAGATGAATTCTTTGAACAACTAGGTTTGGTGGTTACTGTCGTTAGTGGGTCTTGTAAGAAAAAAGATATGATACAAGGGATGCAAAAAGAAAGAGTGGCAACCGAAATTGGTATTGGTGAAACTAAAATAGGAAGATGGTTAAATCAAGAGATTTTCTTGTTCAAGCTGGAGATACTAGATGGG AAGTTGTTGCAGTCCTTAAATATGCCAAAGAGGAGGGGGTCTACTTTATCTAACTGTAATCAAGCAAAAG ATATGCAAATTCAAGAATTTGGGAATAGATTTAGTGAAGTTGGCACGGAGCTGATGGAGAACATGGCGGCTTTGAGTCCTTGTGACTCATTTTCTAGTTTTGATAAAGCAAATTTGTTAAAGTTAAGCGACATATAG